In Nitrospirota bacterium, a single window of DNA contains:
- a CDS encoding nodulation protein NfeD, with protein sequence MFIFMSTSVLLVLTFFFLTSPLSSETKKEVMVITVNGVINPVSAEFIGKSIKSANAKRAEALVIELDTPGGLDTSMRTIVKDIIGSDVPVVVFVSPSGSRAASAGVFIAIASHVAAMAPGTNIGAAHPVGVGEKMDKTMSEKATNDAAAYIKSLAESRGRNAQWAEEAVRKSISATETEALQGNIIDLVSKDINSLLSDIDGKKVKTVTGEKTLSTKDTVVNREEMGLRYRILNLITDPNIAYILMLLGFYGLFFELTNPGSLFPGVIGGICVILAFYAFQTLPVNYAGLLLIILSIILFVLEIKITSHGVLTIGGIISMVIGSLMLFESPAPFMKLSLAIIIPAALTTALFFTLTFGLAFKAYKRKPLTGYEGLIGLQGIADTDITRDTGMVSLHGERWSACADEPIAKGDKVVVESISGLKVKVRKSP encoded by the coding sequence ATGTTTATATTTATGAGCACCTCTGTTCTTTTGGTCCTGACATTTTTTTTCCTCACTTCTCCCCTTTCATCAGAGACGAAAAAAGAGGTCATGGTAATCACCGTAAACGGGGTCATTAATCCTGTCTCGGCAGAATTTATCGGGAAGAGCATAAAAAGCGCAAATGCAAAAAGAGCTGAAGCGCTTGTCATTGAGCTGGACACACCCGGCGGACTCGATACCTCAATGAGAACCATTGTGAAGGATATTATCGGAAGCGATGTGCCAGTGGTGGTCTTTGTCTCACCAAGCGGCAGCAGGGCAGCATCTGCAGGGGTGTTCATTGCCATTGCTTCACATGTTGCAGCAATGGCACCGGGAACGAATATCGGTGCAGCGCATCCTGTAGGTGTCGGTGAGAAGATGGACAAGACAATGTCTGAAAAAGCAACCAATGACGCTGCTGCGTACATTAAATCCCTTGCTGAAAGCAGGGGACGAAACGCGCAATGGGCTGAGGAAGCAGTCAGAAAGAGCATTTCCGCAACCGAGACAGAGGCGCTGCAAGGAAATATTATCGACCTCGTCTCCAAGGATATTAATTCTCTTTTGTCGGATATCGACGGCAAAAAAGTGAAAACAGTAACAGGAGAAAAAACCCTCAGCACGAAGGATACCGTCGTCAACAGAGAAGAAATGGGGCTCAGGTACAGGATACTCAACCTCATTACTGACCCCAATATCGCGTACATTCTTATGCTCCTTGGTTTTTACGGACTGTTCTTCGAACTTACAAACCCGGGCTCCCTTTTCCCGGGAGTCATCGGGGGGATATGTGTCATTCTTGCATTCTACGCATTCCAGACCCTTCCGGTGAATTACGCAGGACTTCTCCTGATCATTCTCTCGATCATTCTCTTCGTGCTCGAAATAAAGATCACTTCTCATGGAGTGCTCACAATCGGCGGTATCATCTCTATGGTAATAGGTTCACTGATGCTCTTCGAATCCCCCGCACCTTTCATGAAGCTTTCGCTCGCCATCATAATCCCTGCCGCGCTGACAACCGCCCTGTTTTTTACGCTGACATTCGGCCTTGCATTTAAGGCATACAAGAGAAAACCGCTTACCGGATATGAAGGCCTCATCGGATTGCAGGGCATCGCAGATACAGATATTACCCGCGACACGGGCATGGTCTCGCTGCACGGAGAACGATGGTCAGCCTGCGCCGATGAACCCATAGCCAAAGGCGACAAGGTCGTGGTTGAGTCAATATCAGGGCTCAAGGTAAAGGTAAGAAAATCACCGTGA
- a CDS encoding histone deacetylase: MKKVGFLYDNIFLKHEMPPGHPESPQRLLRILDTLKKSEIWDQLIHLNPRRAAKEDILQVHTKDYFDRISGFTGYYDGDTYVSENTFEAALYAAGSVIEAIERCKKGEIDRAFCAVRPPGHHAESGRAMGFCIFNNIAVGARFAQKIGYNRVFIIDFDVHHGNGTQHIFEEDDTVFFFSTHQYPHYPGTGNDTERGKGKGEGFTYNIAMPLGSGDKDYYYAYRDILPRLIKNFRPDIILVSAGYDIHVSDPLSGIKITNEGMRSIIRGILLRRTTTYLPSLPYVFALEGGYNLPALSESVLQTLKELLED; the protein is encoded by the coding sequence ATGAAAAAAGTCGGATTTCTCTACGATAATATTTTTCTGAAACATGAAATGCCGCCGGGGCATCCTGAATCCCCGCAGAGGCTGCTCAGGATACTTGATACCCTGAAAAAATCTGAAATCTGGGATCAGCTCATCCATCTTAACCCGCGACGCGCTGCAAAAGAAGACATTCTACAGGTCCACACCAAAGATTATTTTGACAGAATAAGCGGTTTTACCGGTTACTACGACGGGGACACATACGTCTCGGAAAATACATTCGAGGCGGCACTGTATGCTGCGGGTTCTGTGATTGAAGCGATAGAGAGATGCAAAAAAGGCGAGATTGACAGGGCATTCTGTGCTGTCAGGCCGCCGGGGCATCACGCTGAATCCGGCAGGGCAATGGGGTTCTGCATATTCAATAATATTGCAGTAGGCGCGCGTTTTGCACAGAAAATCGGTTACAACAGGGTTTTCATCATTGATTTCGATGTACACCACGGAAACGGAACACAGCACATTTTCGAGGAAGACGACACGGTCTTCTTTTTCAGTACTCATCAGTACCCGCACTATCCGGGAACAGGAAACGATACTGAAAGGGGTAAAGGTAAAGGCGAGGGATTTACTTACAACATCGCAATGCCATTAGGATCGGGAGACAAAGACTATTACTATGCCTACCGGGATATCCTTCCCAGGCTCATCAAGAATTTCCGGCCCGACATTATTCTTGTTTCAGCCGGGTACGATATTCATGTCAGTGACCCTCTTTCCGGAATCAAGATAACAAATGAAGGCATGAGAAGCATCATTAGGGGGATTCTCCTCAGGAGAACCACCACGTACCTTCCTTCACTGCCATATGTGTTTGCCCTCGAGGGCGGGTATAATCTTCCGGCACTCAGTGAATCGGTTCTGCAAACACTGAAAGAGCTACTGGAAGACTAA
- a CDS encoding formate--tetrahydrofolate ligase has translation MPLDPTKYADWEIAEAAETGMKTVYQLAEELDLQKQELLPHGHYVAKVDFKNILNRLNDKPDGKYINVTAITPTPLGEGKSTTTMGLTQGLGKRGKKVIAAIRQPSGGPTMNIKGSAAGGGLSQCIPLTPFSLGLTGDINAIMNAHNLAMVALTSRMQHEFNYNDEQLGKRNLKRLNIDPRNVEMKWIMDFCAQALREIIIGIGGKIDGFMMSSGFAIAVSSEIMAILAVSKDLRDMRERMGKIVVAYDKNGRPVTTEDLEVAGAMTAWMVEALNPNLMQSIEGQPVLVHAGPFANIAIGQSSIIADRVGLKLGDYHITESGFGADIGFEKFWNLKCRFSTLKPHAAVIVSTIRALKCHGGAPIPVPGKPMPEEYRSENVGWVEKGCENLIHHISTVKKAGINPVVCINAFYTDTDNEINAIRRLAEKAGARVALSKHWQYGGEGAFELADAVIDACNEPNDFRFLYDLSTPLRQRIDMIAKEVYGADGVEYSSEALAKVKRMEEDPEIQTLGTCMVKTHLSLSDNPNMKGVPKDWKLFVRDILTYKGAGFVVPVAGAIKLMPGTASDPAYRRVDVDVDTGKVKGLF, from the coding sequence ATGCCGCTTGATCCAACAAAATATGCAGACTGGGAGATTGCAGAAGCAGCAGAAACGGGCATGAAGACAGTCTACCAGCTGGCAGAGGAACTCGATCTGCAAAAACAGGAGCTTCTTCCCCATGGTCATTATGTCGCAAAAGTGGATTTCAAGAACATCCTTAACCGCCTCAACGACAAACCTGACGGGAAATACATTAATGTTACCGCAATCACCCCCACTCCACTCGGAGAAGGTAAATCGACAACCACGATGGGGCTGACTCAGGGGCTTGGAAAACGAGGCAAAAAGGTCATTGCCGCCATCAGGCAACCTTCCGGCGGTCCCACGATGAACATTAAAGGATCAGCTGCCGGCGGCGGCCTTTCGCAATGCATCCCGCTGACCCCTTTCTCTCTCGGTCTTACCGGAGATATCAATGCGATCATGAATGCGCATAACCTCGCCATGGTAGCCCTCACCTCACGCATGCAGCATGAATTCAACTACAATGATGAACAGCTCGGAAAGCGTAACCTGAAACGCCTGAACATTGATCCGAGAAACGTTGAGATGAAGTGGATCATGGATTTCTGCGCACAGGCCCTCAGAGAGATAATAATAGGCATCGGTGGCAAGATCGACGGGTTTATGATGAGTTCCGGCTTCGCAATTGCCGTTTCGTCCGAAATCATGGCTATCCTTGCAGTATCAAAAGACCTCAGGGATATGCGCGAGAGGATGGGAAAGATCGTAGTCGCCTATGACAAAAACGGCAGGCCGGTAACCACAGAAGACCTCGAAGTCGCCGGAGCAATGACCGCCTGGATGGTCGAGGCGCTGAACCCCAATCTCATGCAGAGCATCGAGGGCCAGCCCGTTCTTGTCCATGCGGGACCCTTCGCCAACATTGCCATCGGCCAGTCTTCCATCATCGCCGATAGGGTCGGACTTAAACTCGGGGATTACCACATCACTGAATCGGGGTTCGGCGCAGATATCGGGTTTGAGAAGTTCTGGAATCTGAAATGCCGTTTTTCCACTCTCAAGCCTCATGCTGCAGTCATAGTCTCCACAATACGGGCACTGAAATGTCATGGCGGCGCTCCTATCCCGGTGCCGGGAAAACCGATGCCCGAAGAATACAGGAGTGAAAATGTCGGATGGGTCGAGAAGGGATGTGAAAACCTCATCCATCATATCAGCACCGTGAAAAAAGCCGGAATAAATCCGGTCGTCTGCATTAACGCGTTCTATACAGACACGGACAATGAAATCAATGCCATAAGGAGACTTGCCGAGAAAGCAGGGGCGCGTGTCGCGCTTTCCAAACACTGGCAGTATGGCGGCGAAGGCGCCTTTGAGCTTGCAGATGCAGTCATTGACGCATGCAATGAACCGAATGATTTCAGGTTCCTGTACGACCTTTCCACACCTCTTCGGCAGCGTATCGACATGATCGCGAAGGAGGTCTATGGCGCTGATGGTGTTGAGTATTCGTCGGAAGCACTGGCAAAAGTCAAAAGGATGGAAGAAGATCCCGAGATACAGACCCTCGGCACCTGCATGGTGAAGACCCACCTGAGCCTTTCTGACAATCCGAATATGAAAGGAGTGCCAAAAGACTGGAAACTCTTTGTCCGGGATATTCTCACCTATAAAGGTGCCGGTTTTGTCGTTCCTGTAGCCGGGGCTATCAAACTGATGCCGGGAACCGCTTCTGACCCTGCATACAGACGTGTTGATGTTGATGTTGATACCGGTAAAGTTAAGGGATTGTTTTAG
- a CDS encoding cyclic nucleotide-binding domain-containing protein codes for MISQKVLKQQVLLQEMDTPGLNKIAKIVKQISLKKSEPLFKETDETQGLWMIQSGKIEISRVTADGWRQTLVVLPAGHFFGELSILENRKHVASAVALEDTELLLIPKEEFERMMDEDCTLALCIVKKIAIAMSKNLRRMNDKFLSALISY; via the coding sequence ATGATTAGCCAGAAAGTATTGAAACAGCAGGTTCTGCTGCAGGAAATGGACACCCCGGGACTGAACAAGATCGCAAAGATTGTGAAGCAGATTTCACTCAAGAAGAGCGAACCTCTCTTCAAGGAAACGGATGAAACTCAGGGGTTGTGGATGATCCAGTCGGGGAAAATAGAGATTTCCCGGGTAACCGCAGATGGCTGGAGACAAACGCTTGTTGTGCTTCCGGCAGGTCATTTTTTCGGAGAGCTTTCCATTCTCGAGAACAGAAAGCACGTTGCTTCCGCGGTAGCGCTTGAAGACACGGAACTCCTGCTGATACCGAAAGAGGAATTCGAACGAATGATGGACGAAGACTGCACACTGGCCCTCTGTATAGTCAAAAAAATTGCGATAGCCATGAGCAAAAACCTGCGGAGGATGAACGACAAGTTCCTGAGTGCACTGATCAGCTACTAA
- the fdhF gene encoding formate dehydrogenase subunit alpha, whose product MVTLRIDGKKITVRKLSTILDAARKLDIPIPTLCHHPDLSPFGGCRLCLVEIKGSRKPVTACTTFAKEGMEVRTTSPYIEKLRRTTLELILSDHPTDCMVCERAGDCKLQELAYFYGIRENRFFGERRTYAKKDNNPFIDRDMEKCILCGKCVRICDEIQGVGAIDFAYRGMKTKICPPFEKDLNCEFCGQCVAICPTGALTGKMWAQKGRQNFSEVDTICPYCGCGCNITLHVWRNEVRRVSSREDTVNEGWLCAKGRFGYGFISSSDRLTKPLIRIAPKDEDTSGKVLTTRGQEKLKGYSRFREVSWDEALDHIAERFRDIKAAHGPDSIGGLSSARCTNEENYLFQKFMRAVIGTNNVDHCARYUHSSSVAGLARVFGSGAMTNSIAEIENHDLIFVIGSNTTEAHPIIGLRMKKAARRGADIIVADPRKIDLVRFSSVWLQQRPGTDVALLNAMMHVIIREGLVDNKFIKERTEGYEALKDSLAEYTPEEGERITGVPKGDIIKAALLYGSAVRPGIYYTMGITQHTHGTENVFAIANLALMTGNLGRESTGVNPLRGQNNVQGATDMGCIPDFYPGYQRTTIPGVKEKFQAAWGSQLSDRPGLTATEMTQAALKKKLRAMYIMGENPVLSDPDMHHTVRALRNLDFLVVQDIFLTETAEFADVVLPAACFAEKDGTFTNTSRTVQRIRKALAPPGEAREDSHIIIDLSKRLGFEMNYSLIEDVLHETGKLWPALAGITYKRISRHGLQWPCPTKNHPGTQYLFKGGFPRGKAAFTAVHYRPSEELPDSRYPFIFTTGRVLFQYHTGTMTRRVDAINIISPAAYIEMHPEDAEMLGFADGDMVRVSSRRGSVDTQVRISGRPSKGVLFMPFHFSEAAANILTNTASDPISRIPELKVCAVNVKHTDQKKYVRKRREYHD is encoded by the coding sequence ATGGTGACGCTCAGGATAGACGGCAAAAAAATCACGGTGAGGAAATTGTCGACAATCCTCGATGCTGCGAGAAAACTTGACATTCCCATACCCACACTGTGCCATCACCCCGATCTTTCGCCGTTCGGAGGGTGCAGGCTCTGTTTGGTCGAAATTAAAGGTTCCCGGAAACCTGTGACCGCGTGCACAACGTTCGCGAAAGAGGGAATGGAGGTAAGAACGACAAGCCCATACATAGAGAAACTGAGAAGAACAACCCTCGAGCTTATACTCTCAGACCATCCTACAGACTGCATGGTCTGCGAAAGGGCCGGTGACTGCAAGCTTCAGGAACTGGCCTATTTCTACGGAATACGGGAAAACCGTTTCTTTGGCGAAAGAAGAACATATGCGAAAAAAGACAACAACCCTTTCATCGACAGGGATATGGAAAAATGCATCCTGTGCGGTAAATGTGTACGCATCTGTGATGAAATACAGGGTGTCGGCGCGATCGACTTTGCATACCGCGGGATGAAAACAAAAATCTGTCCACCTTTCGAAAAAGACCTGAACTGCGAGTTCTGCGGTCAATGCGTTGCAATCTGCCCTACTGGCGCGCTTACAGGCAAGATGTGGGCCCAGAAGGGAAGACAGAATTTCAGCGAAGTTGATACCATCTGCCCCTACTGCGGCTGCGGCTGCAATATCACACTGCATGTGTGGCGCAATGAGGTAAGAAGAGTCTCTTCCAGGGAAGACACAGTCAATGAAGGTTGGCTCTGCGCGAAAGGCAGATTCGGGTACGGATTCATCAGCAGCAGCGACAGACTCACAAAACCACTGATTAGAATTGCCCCCAAAGATGAAGATACCTCCGGCAAGGTTCTGACAACGCGTGGCCAGGAAAAACTGAAAGGATATTCACGGTTCAGAGAAGTCTCGTGGGATGAGGCACTGGATCATATCGCAGAGAGATTCAGGGATATAAAAGCTGCACACGGACCCGACTCGATCGGCGGGCTTTCCTCAGCGCGGTGCACAAACGAGGAGAATTACCTTTTTCAGAAATTCATGAGGGCTGTCATCGGAACAAACAACGTCGATCATTGTGCGCGCTACTGACACAGTTCCTCTGTGGCCGGTCTGGCCAGAGTCTTCGGTTCCGGTGCAATGACAAACTCAATAGCCGAGATAGAGAATCATGATCTCATTTTTGTAATCGGCTCCAACACCACGGAGGCCCACCCGATCATCGGACTAAGAATGAAAAAAGCGGCAAGAAGGGGTGCTGACATTATCGTGGCCGACCCCAGAAAGATCGACCTTGTGAGGTTTTCTTCGGTGTGGCTGCAGCAGAGGCCGGGTACTGATGTCGCGCTCCTGAACGCCATGATGCACGTAATAATCAGGGAGGGACTTGTCGACAACAAGTTCATAAAAGAACGCACGGAAGGATATGAAGCACTGAAGGATTCCCTCGCGGAGTATACCCCTGAAGAAGGAGAGAGGATTACAGGAGTGCCGAAAGGAGATATCATTAAGGCAGCCCTTCTTTACGGGTCGGCCGTCCGCCCGGGTATTTACTATACCATGGGCATTACCCAGCACACCCATGGAACAGAAAATGTGTTTGCCATCGCCAATCTTGCACTCATGACCGGCAATCTCGGAAGGGAAAGCACCGGGGTAAATCCGCTGAGAGGACAGAATAATGTCCAGGGTGCGACCGACATGGGATGCATACCGGATTTCTATCCCGGGTATCAAAGAACCACTATCCCCGGAGTGAAAGAAAAATTTCAGGCTGCATGGGGCAGTCAACTCTCCGACAGACCCGGCCTGACCGCCACTGAGATGACACAGGCGGCCCTGAAGAAAAAACTCAGGGCAATGTATATCATGGGGGAAAACCCTGTCCTGAGCGACCCGGATATGCACCATACTGTCAGGGCTCTCAGGAATCTGGATTTCCTGGTGGTTCAGGATATCTTCCTGACCGAAACTGCTGAATTCGCGGATGTGGTGCTGCCTGCAGCATGCTTTGCAGAAAAGGACGGCACATTCACCAATACATCGCGGACGGTTCAGAGAATCCGGAAGGCACTGGCGCCTCCGGGGGAAGCAAGGGAAGATTCCCACATTATCATTGACCTGTCAAAACGTCTCGGCTTTGAGATGAATTACAGCCTTATTGAGGATGTTTTGCACGAAACAGGAAAACTCTGGCCGGCATTGGCCGGTATCACCTATAAAAGAATATCCCGGCATGGACTCCAGTGGCCATGTCCTACAAAAAACCATCCCGGCACACAATATCTCTTTAAGGGAGGTTTTCCAAGAGGCAAGGCCGCATTTACCGCCGTCCATTACAGACCTTCTGAAGAACTTCCCGACAGCCGGTATCCTTTCATTTTTACCACGGGAAGAGTACTGTTTCAGTATCATACGGGAACCATGACAAGACGTGTTGATGCAATCAACATAATATCTCCTGCAGCATATATCGAGATGCATCCCGAGGATGCGGAAATGCTGGGATTTGCCGATGGGGATATGGTCAGGGTTTCCTCCAGAAGAGGATCTGTGGACACGCAGGTAAGAATTTCCGGCAGGCCATCCAAAGGGGTGCTTTTTATGCCTTTTCACTTCAGTGAAGCCGCTGCCAACATACTGACAAACACTGCATCTGACCCGATATCCAGAATACCCGAACTCAAGGTGTGCGCGGTTAACGTAAAACATACAGACCAAAAAAAATATGTACGTAAAAGGAGGGAGTATCATGATTAG
- a CDS encoding NADH-ubiquinone oxidoreductase-F iron-sulfur binding region domain-containing protein produces MSKDIIIKVCTGTSGVASGGEEVLSAFQHAIASAGIQATFYERCSARKVGCKGFCTKDVLVDVIINGEKTTYKHITKDMVPKIFSEHILNGTPVSGWMVEDEFHTFHSRQKKVILSQCGEIDPEDIDDYISANGYEASRKALTSMEPREIIDTVKKSNLRGRGGGGFPTGLKWELASRFRSDIKYVICNGNESDPGAFMDTSVMEGNPHAIIEGMIICAKATGSHHGYIYVKSEYSLAVKRLKRAITQCYEKGFLGRGIFGTDFDFDLKIFQGAGAFVCGEATALMRSIEGKRGMPSAKLWRSAEKGLWDRPTVLNNVETFANIPQIIAHGAGWFRSLGTDRSGGTKVFSLSGKINNTGLIEVPLGTPLREIIFDIGGGIEGGKSFKGVQVGGPSGGCIPAELLDTEVDYESLAQAGSIMGSGGMVVFDETSCMINTAKFFLEITQTESCGKCIPCRIGTKRMLEILERITSGNGKEEDILLLEELGQYIRAASLCGLGMTAPNPVLSTLRYFRNEYEAHIRDRRCPAAVCRELITFSILEESCPGCGACKRACPADAVRGTRKSPHRIDMDMCIKCGTCYDVCKFRAVTKV; encoded by the coding sequence ATGAGCAAAGACATTATCATAAAAGTATGTACCGGTACCAGTGGAGTCGCCTCAGGCGGGGAAGAGGTTCTTTCAGCTTTTCAGCATGCCATTGCTTCTGCGGGAATACAGGCAACTTTTTATGAAAGATGCTCGGCACGGAAAGTCGGCTGCAAGGGATTCTGCACGAAAGATGTCCTTGTAGACGTCATCATCAACGGCGAAAAGACAACCTATAAACATATCACCAAAGATATGGTGCCGAAAATCTTTTCCGAGCACATCCTGAACGGAACTCCGGTCTCGGGATGGATGGTCGAAGACGAATTCCATACGTTCCACTCCCGGCAGAAAAAAGTAATCCTCTCCCAGTGCGGTGAAATCGACCCTGAGGATATCGATGACTACATATCGGCGAACGGGTATGAAGCCTCCAGAAAGGCGCTCACTTCGATGGAGCCGCGCGAGATCATTGACACCGTAAAAAAATCAAACCTGCGCGGGAGGGGAGGAGGCGGCTTCCCTACAGGGCTTAAATGGGAACTCGCGTCGAGGTTCAGATCGGACATCAAGTATGTGATCTGCAACGGAAACGAAAGCGATCCCGGCGCATTCATGGATACCTCGGTCATGGAGGGAAACCCTCACGCGATCATTGAGGGAATGATTATATGCGCGAAGGCGACCGGTTCACATCACGGCTATATCTATGTCAAGTCAGAATATTCACTGGCGGTAAAACGACTCAAGAGGGCGATCACGCAGTGCTATGAGAAGGGATTTCTCGGCAGGGGAATTTTCGGAACGGATTTTGACTTTGACTTGAAGATATTTCAGGGTGCCGGCGCGTTCGTGTGCGGCGAGGCTACAGCCCTCATGCGCTCAATTGAAGGAAAGCGCGGCATGCCGAGCGCAAAATTATGGAGGTCTGCAGAAAAAGGACTGTGGGACAGACCCACGGTGCTGAACAATGTCGAAACATTTGCAAACATCCCCCAGATTATCGCACACGGTGCAGGCTGGTTCAGAAGCCTCGGCACCGACAGAAGCGGAGGTACCAAAGTCTTTTCACTCTCGGGAAAGATTAATAACACCGGCCTCATTGAGGTGCCGCTCGGCACGCCTCTCCGGGAAATAATCTTCGACATCGGGGGTGGTATTGAGGGAGGAAAGTCCTTTAAAGGGGTGCAGGTAGGAGGCCCTTCGGGTGGCTGCATCCCCGCGGAACTTCTGGATACCGAAGTTGACTATGAATCACTTGCGCAGGCCGGTTCTATCATGGGGTCCGGCGGCATGGTCGTCTTTGATGAGACGAGCTGCATGATCAATACCGCAAAGTTTTTTCTTGAAATCACCCAGACAGAATCATGCGGCAAATGCATCCCGTGCAGAATCGGGACAAAAAGGATGCTCGAAATACTGGAAAGAATCACATCCGGAAACGGGAAAGAAGAAGATATCCTTCTCCTCGAGGAACTCGGACAGTATATCAGGGCGGCTTCCCTGTGCGGGCTCGGAATGACTGCTCCCAATCCCGTTCTCAGCACGCTCAGGTATTTCAGAAACGAATATGAGGCTCATATCAGGGACAGGAGATGCCCTGCTGCCGTATGCAGGGAGTTGATAACGTTCTCGATCCTTGAGGAGTCCTGTCCCGGCTGTGGCGCCTGCAAACGGGCATGTCCCGCGGATGCGGTAAGAGGGACAAGAAAATCTCCTCACAGGATTGATATGGATATGTGCATTAAGTGCGGCACTTGTTATGATGTATGCAAATTCAGGGCAGTCACGAAAGTGTAG
- a CDS encoding NAD(P)H-dependent oxidoreductase subunit E has protein sequence MSPFVWFSQCMHLPETARTEERIIMEETLEQILRNYTQTDLNIITILQDIENIFGYIPEEAVYWFSRKLDIPASRFFGTATFYSQFHLKPRGKNIITVCRGTACHVKGSERLINRLRLELDIPNDDDTSSDSRFTLEKVNCIGACGIAPVTIVNRQVHGNITLGKLMKQIKKIKSSE, from the coding sequence GTGTCACCGTTCGTATGGTTTTCGCAGTGCATGCATCTGCCGGAGACTGCACGAACAGAAGAGAGAATCATTATGGAAGAAACCCTTGAACAAATACTGCGCAACTACACACAGACTGACCTGAACATTATCACCATTCTTCAGGACATCGAAAACATTTTCGGGTATATCCCTGAAGAAGCGGTGTACTGGTTTTCAAGAAAGCTCGATATCCCGGCCAGCCGTTTCTTTGGAACTGCAACGTTTTACTCCCAGTTTCATCTCAAGCCGCGTGGCAAAAACATCATTACTGTCTGCCGCGGAACTGCATGCCATGTGAAAGGCTCAGAGAGGCTGATAAACCGGCTCAGGCTTGAACTCGATATCCCGAATGACGATGACACCTCATCCGATTCCAGATTCACGCTGGAAAAGGTGAATTGCATCGGAGCCTGCGGCATTGCCCCGGTTACGATCGTAAACCGTCAGGTGCACGGCAACATAACCCTTGGCAAGCTCATGAAACAGATAAAGAAAATCAAGTCAAGTGAATAA
- a CDS encoding peptidylprolyl isomerase, translated as MLRKTSLRAFFSAIFLSITFFVPGFCSSAVLLDRVVAVVNKEVITWSDLYKMMESEASEQVKSLSDQERVKIFKENEALFLEKLIDFRLQIQEARRLGFEVSHREIAEAVENIRKKYSLSEETLRESLKQEGLSFEEYKTRLGEQLLLSQVINQQIRNKVVVSDDEISKYMQANRQLLNDGETFRIRQIFFKKPQDESGKKGIEEKALIVMQRLKAGEDFAVLAREYSEDPSASQGGDLGHIRKDLMAKEFIDRLKEMKQGEFSEPFWSDRGLHILMRDEKKDSRKPDELREDVRKQLAEERFREKYSSWIKGLRENARIEVRL; from the coding sequence TTGTTAAGGAAAACATCTTTGCGTGCGTTCTTTTCGGCTATTTTTCTCTCGATAACCTTTTTTGTTCCGGGCTTTTGCTCTTCCGCGGTTCTTCTCGATCGCGTCGTTGCAGTAGTGAACAAGGAAGTGATTACCTGGAGCGATCTCTACAAGATGATGGAATCAGAGGCAAGTGAACAGGTGAAGTCCCTGAGCGACCAGGAAAGGGTGAAAATATTCAAGGAAAATGAAGCGCTTTTTCTTGAAAAACTTATCGATTTCAGACTCCAGATACAGGAAGCGAGAAGACTTGGATTTGAAGTGAGCCACAGGGAGATTGCGGAGGCTGTTGAGAATATCAGGAAGAAATACTCACTTTCCGAGGAGACACTCAGGGAGTCCCTGAAGCAGGAGGGGTTATCCTTTGAAGAGTATAAAACAAGGCTCGGCGAACAGCTTCTTCTCAGTCAGGTTATAAACCAGCAGATCAGAAACAAGGTTGTGGTTTCTGATGATGAGATTTCAAAATATATGCAGGCGAACAGGCAACTTCTGAATGACGGGGAAACTTTCAGAATCAGACAGATATTTTTCAAAAAACCTCAGGATGAATCAGGGAAAAAAGGGATCGAAGAAAAAGCCCTGATTGTTATGCAGCGACTGAAGGCAGGAGAGGATTTTGCCGTTCTGGCGAGGGAATATTCTGAGGATCCTTCTGCGTCCCAGGGAGGAGACCTTGGGCATATCAGAAAAGACTTGATGGCGAAGGAATTCATTGACAGACTGAAAGAAATGAAGCAGGGGGAGTTCAGCGAACCTTTCTGGAGTGACAGGGGACTGCATATTCTCATGCGTGATGAGAAAAAAGACAGCAGGAAGCCGGATGAATTGCGGGAAGACGTGAGAAAGCAGCTTGCGGAGGAACGTTTTCGGGAAAAATACAGCAGCTGGATCAAGGGCTTACGGGAAAATGCCCGCATAGAAGTCAGGTTATAG